In Candidatus Schekmanbacteria bacterium, the genomic window ATCGGCACAGGACGGCTTGCAAATGTAAATGATATCGTAGAAAAAGTCTGCAATATCCTTTTAAAAAAAAAAGACCTAAAAGGTGAAAAAATCCTTGTAACTGCAGGTCCAACAAGAGAATATATCGACCCTTTCAGATTTATCAGCAATCCCTCATCCGGAAAAATGGGCTATGCCATAGCAGAGAAGGCAAAGGAAAGAGGTGCAGATGTAACACTTATCAGCGGGCCAGTGTCGATTCCTGTGCCTGAAGATATTGAAATTGTAAATATAACATCTGCAGAAGAAATGAAAAGAGAAGTGCTCAAAAGGGCTAAAAAGTCTTCAATCATAATAAAAGCGGCCGCTGTCTCTGATTTTTCACCTGAAATCAAATCATCAAAAAAGATTAAGAAAGAGAATGCAAAGACGGTTTTATCCCTTAAAAAAAATCCTGACATTTTAAAGGAATTGGGAAAAATAAAAAAAGAAAATCAGATTCTTGTTGGATTTTCAGCAGAAACGGAAAATCTAATCAAGAATGCTTCAAAAAAACTAAAGGAAAAAAACTGCGATTTGATAGTTGCAAATGATATTGGTAAAAAGGGTGCAGGTTTTCAATCTGATACAAATATAGTTACACTGCTTGCAAAAAACAAAAAACCTGAAGAAATCAATTGCCGTCCGAAATATGAAATTGCAGATATCATTCTTGATAAAATCTTAGATTTAAGACACGAAAAATAAATTTTTTGTCATTTTTGAGACTTTTTCTCTCATATGACCTTATATTTTTTGATCTAATTTTTTGTCGATTTCTAAATTCTCTTTTATTTCAATATCTTATATCTTTAAAAAATTTTTGAAAAGTTGGCACGATTCCTGCATATATTCTTAATAGCAGTCGGAAGACAGCCAAGAAGTGATGATGAATTGATGAATGATGCCGAGACAGATGAAAATTGTTCCTGAGAAATGGTCAATGTTGAAGATGAGAATGAGAGGTTGTCAAATGACTGCTGTGAGCGGCAGGCGATGTTTTCCCCGAGAAATGTGAAGTGCCTTATGTAGTTGAGGTTGGTTCCTGACTCCTGCCTTTTGGGATGCTCGCAAGAGCATCCCTTTTTTTTGCTATTATTATAATTAAATGATTTTATCAGGAAAAGATTTCAAAAAAATTTATGAAACCTGCCTTGACTATGGCAACCTTTTTACCAACTGGAGGGATTCTTTCTGATTCTTCTTTGCTGATTTTTATTTTCAAACAAAACTTTTTCTTCCCATCTGCAGACATATCTTCTTTATTTGCCTCTAATATTTCACCGCGAAAAAAAATTTCCTTATTTTCAGAATCTATAAGTTTA contains:
- the coaBC gene encoding bifunctional phosphopantothenoylcysteine decarboxylase/phosphopantothenate--cysteine ligase CoaBC, coding for MLKGKKITLGVTGGIAAYKACEITREFIKKGAEVKVIMTENACRFITPLTLRYLSGKDVITGMFDEPSETEIKHIALNKETDLLLVAPATANIIGKFANGIADDFLSTFFLSYDGKVVIAPSMNTKMYNHPTTQSNIESLKKLGIIVIPPESGELACGEIGTGRLANVNDIVEKVCNILLKKKDLKGEKILVTAGPTREYIDPFRFISNPSSGKMGYAIAEKAKERGADVTLISGPVSIPVPEDIEIVNITSAEEMKREVLKRAKKSSIIIKAAAVSDFSPEIKSSKKIKKENAKTVLSLKKNPDILKELGKIKKENQILVGFSAETENLIKNASKKLKEKNCDLIVANDIGKKGAGFQSDTNIVTLLAKNKKPEEINCRPKYEIADIILDKILDLRHEK